The Cydia splendana chromosome 7, ilCydSple1.2, whole genome shotgun sequence genome contains the following window.
gagcagcgtgcactaaggccgctcctatacgtttgcatttgtttaacatgcacgccgcacgccccgccccgctgcacgctcaactcgagcgtccactcaggccttacacttagtCATGCCTTCATTTATGTCAAGCTTTCGGGCTAATAACTAATTGTATGGAGTGCGCACTTTAACTTATTTTTCTATGCCTGGTACAGTATTTGATGATTGAATATCAAAACACgtactaattaaaaataatttaataaatacataaaacgaCGGCATGCTTTTCAAAAGCTGCATACAAAAACTCCCTCGTCAGCTATTTTGCTCCAAAAACTGCTGCAGCAAGGAGTTATCGATAGGTATGAGCAAGTTCTCGCTGCCGTCGTACGTTCGCTTCATTTTCACGAGTTTGTGGTCCAAGAACTCCGTGAGCTGTGCTCGGAGGGCTATGTCCGAGCTCACCAAGAACTGTTCGCGCGATTTTGAATACAGCTCCTTGAAAGGCAAACCTGCAAAAACGAACAATTGGGTTCCAGTTTTACTGTTCGAGATTAAAGATATTCAGAAATAAAATGTATgctataaaaaaatcttttcgAATAAGAAAAATTTTCGGTTGCCTGCGCTTGCTCGTTATGGACACAGAAAAAATGTTAATGCGACTGCTTATGATTATCCAGCTGATACTGTATGATGATGTTCAAGATGCTTTTGGCATTGGTGTTCAGTGGCGAGTCATAACATAAGAACatgtatatttaatatattatcacagaataaataataatggtactaggtacagaaggttcattaaaaaaaacgcgtctattacgccagatatgaccgctaggtggcgcaagcgcaagcaggcgtccgttcggtagcggtgcgcggcaacaactactgctagacaccaaaattggtgtgggccgcatgtacttgtagcgacacgacgaaatcgcggagtgagccacgcctggtattaCCTTGATAATGCGGCTGCTTATGGTTATCCAGCTGATACTGTATGATGATGTTAAAGATGCCCTTGGCATTGGTGGTGAGCGACTGATGCACGCTCTTGAGCGACGAGAGCTGCAGCGCGCCGCTGCGGTGCGTCATCAGCGAGTTCTCGTAGGACGTCTCTTCGGAATACGGGAGGAAGGTGGTCACGTCCCACCAGGTGAAACGGAACTTGCTTAGCTTGTTGTGGTCCCATACTGAAAATGGGGTTCTGAGATTATTTTCGGAATCTACTGCGTTTCAGTCTAATCATGGAGTCAGGAGATGACCTAAAATACAACACAACTCTATACTTTGAGCTTCGTTTAGTACAGTTgagatgctcaaaaatatctgaacacgcactctaccgccttgacaatagaggcgtgttcagatatttgtgggcgccttggccgctctgatatatctcaTATATCTGATTGGGACTGTACTTACAACATAGGCCTTACTTTGGGACTAGCCCAGACCcacttactgtgggactaggtcgatttgtgtaagattgtcccataaaatttattattattatttatgattacttaattaaaagagGACGGCGTTTACTTACATAGTGGTGCATTGATATGATCAATAGTTGCTATTGTGTGAACATTTTTGATCTGACACAAACTGGCCAGAGTAGTTTGCGCTTTAGCGTTCCGTAGCATTGTCCCGTCTATGTTATGTATAATAAGAAACAACTCCATATCCTCATCCGATAACCGTGTTTCAATCAATTTAACTACATCCCCCACGTTTGATGGAACATGGCTACATTTTAAGAGGTCCATTACAATTGTTTCTAGAATACTTTTAATCGTAAGACTTGGGAAGAAACCATTAACAACTATGCATGGATAGTCAGATAACTTTTCTTTTTGAAATTGGTGGAGTACTGATCTCTTTGACCCGATCCCATAAAGGACTATGTTAAAATCTTCACTTAAAATGTACATCCATTTATCAAAGAGTTGTTCATATGACTGATTAAGTTctgttattttgaatttgtgTTCTTCAGAAATGTAATCTTTTTCCATGTTGTCGTCTAGATTCAAATTCTTTAATCTTGCCAGTGTGTGGTCTGATGTTGCTATctgaaaacaacaaaataatttGTGTGATGGTTACATTGCCACAAATAACAGGCAACATGAGACATGTATATGAAACCTGATGCAGACCATGCCATTTGCGGACCATATGGTTGCTTACAAGTTTTAGGTTTTAGGTatgtaataatgtaattttCTCTAAAATAAAAGGTTGGCAATCAATTGAAGACTTGATTGCCAACCATTATTTATGAGTTTAGTGTAACCAGCCTTTAGTTTATGCcagaaataacaaaaaatcacttagggtcagttgcaccaatcTGTATGTCACCGTGAAAgcgttcgcaaaattttatcgtatggaaagtttcatagttggCTGCtgagtgatgttgatcagtccgctaaatgtggttggtgcaactggcccttagtgtaGTTTTGGTTGCCTTAACGGCTGCATCACTTCTGCTAcataaccttttaaccgccatagaatttttcatcgagcgtgctcgtgtagccggcggtacgaagttacacgaagttttgtcttatCTATCAGATGCGGCGAAAAGAGCCCGATTTTGTATTATATATAATTCTACGGCGGTTAAAAGTGTAAGTATTTTTGTGTGCATTCATATTACCTTTTTGCTTGAATTCATCATGAAGTAATTGTCTGGAGTGACAATGTACTCTGAATCTTTGGGCCGCGCCTTGCCCCTGCCCCTTCCCTGAACTTTGCTTGCTGGCTTGGTCTCCACCGGGGCATAGTTTTCCTCTTCTTCTTCAGAACCACTTGATGATGATGCAGATGAAGCCTGAATATATAGTTTTACTATATTTTATTGTTCAAAACAAAAAGAAACGGAAAAAATATGATAGAAAATTACAGAAAGCCATCAGGAACGGAAAAACGCATTAACACTATTAACTTTCCATTAGCAGCCATTTTGTCTTTGGAATAAGGATTATGAAATCTTatattaaaaaagtaaaaatttaatttatgaatTCACTGTTTCAGGCTTTTTAGAATACCGGACCACCTGAGCTACCAAAGCTTACCAAAGCGTGgaaaactttcctttttgtttacATTCCTTAACTCAGTTGAAGTCTAAAGGTTGCAAGTTCGAGTCTTGCCTGAAGCAGTGAATCtttccatttttcctttaaaatgaaaatttatAGTATCACTCGCAGACTTATCTGCTTGAAGGATGATATGTGCAAGGTACTTATTCTATAGAAAATCTTTTTTCTAGATGTTCACCTCGTTCTCACTCTCGTCAGGTACGAAATCACTACTGCTGCCTGAGAAATCCTCTTCATCACTTCCACTGTCGACTTCTTTTACAATTCCTGGAAAATTcggtaaatatttgttttgattaCGAAATGTTTTGTGACTTTAGAAGATTAGTTAAATTGGATATGCGAAATCAGTGGCGTAGTCAGGCGAAGtgcgtcgcccacggcctcgggCCCTAAGAGGGGCCTccttcgggcacagtgaaagaaaaggcCCTCACAGATGCGACTGCCCatggctagattagttcacacTACACTAGTGTGAAATTATTACAAACTTCAAAAACTAAATTTATCTGCTCTTTTGATCTACATTTACAAGTGTCATTATTGTTGCTAATAAATGCTTGCCAAATGAATATTGTTACTAACTACTTATAAGCACACCTTTGTATACATATATTCTTTCAAATAAATagtatattctattctattgttATAACTTTACATAACTATTACTTTGTTTCTTGAGAATGAACACAAACAGAGATTCACATTTTAGCCATATCATAgccaaatatttaataataataataagcccgcagggcagcttgtggcgagctgttggggagtaacgaccccacggacccgagtgctcccgagagtcggtcagggtctccgtctccggcgtgtcttcgtcggtcggagtggaccccaagaggacccgcaggactctcagctctggcttgccttcattggccgtccagagaggagtcgctggagctatatgctccaggggtggaagtgttaaagggcataacgccgcgagtaacttcggagaacgcgcagcaccacctctcgacacccctgagccgctcacgccggtgttgcgcctggccgtctttacgatggcgcatcaggtgcccatctaacgagtggcgagtcaccgcctgcctcgataacactgtataacacaatgttatggcaggtgtccggaactcttagcaatagcccagacttattttccacccaaatttaaaccatagaccaggactctttccatttttctataataggtcccaatgcctgctgaaaccggtttacgggtatctatttatgtaaccgtgaatgggttccagcaggcgttctacatgacatcaaagctctccaaacggcctctacgtgttggatctatatccccacgcacgccttataaatgaccgggcttaaaaacccgagtttgtaacggagatacaaataataataataataaggattctctgcctctggcttgccttagccggccggccagagtggagtcgttagagctataagctccaggggtggaagtgaaatatgcataagacgcgagttggcacagtggctgttaacagccactgggtagaaagcggcgcacacctctcgacacccctgagccgctcacaccggtgttgcccttgagccatcctagatgtcgctttttgtgggggcccatcttgtgagggcgagtcaccgtgtgccggaaataaaattgcataccgttttattaggcaggcgtccggttttttaccccatagctctgttcttagtccatcgctttcacccaataacctagttcattttagattccatcaactctcaatagtccttacaccctggcgggtgctgcctctgtgtgcgtcccatgacacgggcaagggcagcctcctcTTGGTGTACCACTTACATTTCAtcaaagtgtcaaaagggcctctacgtgttggcttcggctccacgcacgcctcccaaaggtccggaacaccattgttccgtgatgggaaagacatacaaataaaagACGTTTATTCAAGAAGTttgaacataggtacataataaaagtaCATGATAATGCTTACAAACTAATTGAAATGGAAAGTGGCTCAGCTTATGTCTGTGCCAGAAGGCTTCGGGGCACAGCGACCCTAAAGACTTGCAGCAACGGACGCTGTTATTCTGCCACCGCCGTATTTGTATCTAGCTAAGGACAGTAGAAACATTTACACTATTTATTACATATAGGACAAGATAGCAAAACCAAACAATGCGCAGTGGATAAAAAAGTGCTAGCTTTACAAAAGTTAAATATCTATAGCTATAGAGCAGGTCACTCAACCAAAAGTATATGTTACATTCTTTTGGAGGTCCAGTAAATAAGCCTTGCAACGTAGTTTGAAAACCGCCAGGGACTTACTGTTAACTACTGGTGGCGGCAAATTGTGGCAATTTAGACACAACTAAAATTTCTTCTCTGAAACAAactaaaattactaaaatagaGACAGCTCAAATGAAAGctactaaaacaaaataaattcaactcACTCTTCTTTATAATATCCTTAACAACTTTAGGTGTAGCCTCAGTTACTTTCTTAACAGATTCCAAGTGCATATTCTTCTGAGGAGTCTTCAAAGGAGACTCTAATCTTGGAGAATTATTCTGGAGATCTCTAACTTTATTCTGTAAGTCGTGCTTGGTGCGCCGTGACTTAAACTTGAACATGTCTTGCCCTTCAACATCATCATTGGTGAATAAAGCTAAAACATAATAATGACACCTTAAAAATCACtctatttcaaaaacaaaagccTCTatagtagggaatgcaaatcggtaaACTGGTATATAATGGTATTTCTCAAAAATATAGTCTGGCAAGCCTAAATATTTTCCGGTTGCGTATCCTACTCTATAGTAATGTTAGCCCTGATGGCTTCAGCTTTTAAGGAACAGACAAGGACTTCAACAAtatcttacaaaaaaaataacgtcTACCTACAGTTAAACTGATAGATTagaaatatctataaaatatcaCATTCCAGATCATATAAAAGCACCAACCGGTAGGTTTTTGCGAGGGCACACCATCAAAATCGTTGTCGTCATCCGAACTAGTGTCTTCTTGTACTTGGCGTTTCACTGGAGATAATTCCATAAAATCTCCATATTTTTGAGGTTTATTCCTTCTTCTCACAGTCCTTCGAGGTGTCTCAGGAGTATCACTCATTTGTGCTAAATTATGCAGAATATTGTCTAAGGAAGATGCTTACGTTCTAAACAAAACTACAAttaacccttgggacgcctagtgccatatccgtaccagtcctgtcaactgccggagggtcttcaatttttgtacccgtcaactgcctagtcccagatctgtacaaagtgtctcaactgccttgtgccttatcagtcaccaaatttattgtattatatttttacaattttgagatctaaacacttacaaatagagttttatatcatttgcacaatatcacttttttttgatcgcggcagttgacgggtacaaaaattgaagaccctcCGGCAGTTGAGGGGGATGGGACGGATCCGGCACTAGGCATCTGACGGGTACAAGTACGTTTGTCGGTTCGGCGTTCCAGCGGTTAAAGGAATTTCTTAAACTATACGATGGAAGAGCGGATTCTAGTTGATACTATTAGTAAAACTGATACTTTCGCTGCATAAATATCGAAAAGCCAATAGAAGCTGATGCCTTTTACCATtaatattaagtttattttgCAAATAATGTAATGGTACAGACAAACGAAGTCCCGCGCTTCCAAGCCAAATGTCAATCTGAAGTTCTGAACTGTCAATGTCCTCGTGCTATTAAAGCCagaacacactaccgcaccacACACCATCATTACGTGCGCCGCACCGCACCTAACCGCGGTCCGGTGCGGTCGTCTGTAGACACTGTTTATTACTTTCGTTCTATtcaaaagccccctccagactatgcgcgtgaatcgcgttcgcggcttcgcctgCGATTCACGTGCATAGTCTAGAGGGggctaaagaaaaaaataaactatagatggtcaagcaaatcttgtcagtagaaaaaggcgcgaaattcaaattttctatgagacgatatcccttcgcgcctacatttttcaaatttgccgcctttttctactggcaagatctgcttgaccaactttttaatataaattatatcacgaaaaataTAGTCTGGTAAGCCTAAAGCCTAATTCGTCGAGAAATAAGAAGATAagaaaaaacaacgggttgcactccgggagtgccggcagaagtgaaaacttaatgacattgtaacagtttttcgatcaggtcacgtgtccgtcttacgtcttagtcttacgaatcttacggtcacgtgacacctgtcgcgagtttaacattttttccccatcacaaaaagagcacagcgccgctaaagaagttttcacttcaaaaaatatacCCATCGCTTTTTTTgctgctatagttcgttttttttttaacattataaagAAGGTCAGCGATCTTGACaagtctttttattgaaaaaccctttttaaaaatcagtaactattacttatgatagcagaagaatataaaatgatcgtattaagccccctccagactatgcgcgtgaatcgcgggcgaagccgcgaacgcgagtgtggagtcgctgtcgctgtctgcgaaaatcgactccacactcgcgttcgcggcttcgcccgcgattcacgcgcatagtctggagggggctttagattcataattgt
Protein-coding sequences here:
- the LOC134792115 gene encoding origin recognition complex subunit 2, whose product is MSDTPETPRRTVRRRNKPQKYGDFMELSPVKRQVQEDTSSDDDNDFDGVPSQKPTALFTNDDVEGQDMFKFKSRRTKHDLQNKVRDLQNNSPRLESPLKTPQKNMHLESVKKVTEATPKVVKDIIKKRIVKEVDSGSDEEDFSGSSSDFVPDESENEASSASSSSGSEEEEENYAPVETKPASKVQGRGRGKARPKDSEYIVTPDNYFMMNSSKKIATSDHTLARLKNLNLDDNMEKDYISEEHKFKITELNQSYEQLFDKWMYILSEDFNIVLYGIGSKRSVLHQFQKEKLSDYPCIVVNGFFPSLTIKSILETIVMDLLKCSHVPSNVGDVVKLIETRLSDEDMELFLIIHNIDGTMLRNAKAQTTLASLCQIKNVHTIATIDHINAPLLWDHNKLSKFRFTWWDVTTFLPYSEETSYENSLMTHRSGALQLSSLKSVHQSLTTNAKGIFNIIIQYQLDNHKQPHYQGLPFKELYSKSREQFLVSSDIALRAQLTEFLDHKLVKMKRTYDGSENLLIPIDNSLLQQFLEQNS